A stretch of the Lactuca sativa cultivar Salinas chromosome 9, Lsat_Salinas_v11, whole genome shotgun sequence genome encodes the following:
- the LOC111880899 gene encoding uncharacterized protein LOC111880899 isoform X1, which translates to MSDPVFLFVNGVASPTSAPPVSTLLESHPGAYTTFRTHNNGLEFLFWERHLRRLSTSTNILFNSCPNLLFRPGINLTPVSLQQMKSLEWDSLIPSFVNNSMTKAIPAALKQRKPGTELAFTALVSGNLEKLIPNEKIGEEEIHRVFSLHLHVSLYTPPVFGVRTDGAHLALVGHGRDTANAKYSDWVRMRKPLEKLRPPSATELLLSNDGDHILEGCLTNFFVICRKDSIKDGYSLELQTAPISDGVLPGVVREVIIEVCLGIGIPIREVAPSWSKHHLWEEAFITNSLRVLQHVETIRVPGSWNSLSSKTWKDVMWKEKLFQECPGSITAVIQEEVMKRAKVEGHPVASFIKPQLVTDYNGKMTTSSSRSSFNGGTRMRNKKVIRCDCGDVCGVSVSRTPDNPGRKFWGCPNY; encoded by the exons ATGTCTGACCCGGTCTTTCTCTTCGTCAATGGTGTCGCCTCACCTACCTCCGCTCCTCCAGTGTCAACCTTGCTTGAATCCCATCCAG GTGCTTACACTACCTTCAGAACTCATAACAATGGCTTAGAATTTCTCTTCTGGGAAAGGCATTTGCGCAGGCTTTCTACTTCCACAAACATTCTCTTCAATTCATGTCCAAACCTTCTATTCCGTCCAGGAATAAATTTGACCCCCGTATCCCTGCAACAGATGAAATCCCTGGAATGGGATTCACTGATTCCGTCTTTCGTTAATAATTCAATGACAAAAGCAATACCTGCTGCATTGAAACAGAGGAAACCCGGAACAGAATTGGCATTCACTGCTCTTGTGAGTGGAAACTTGGAGAAATTGATTCCAAACGAGAAGATAGGTGAAGAAGAAATCCATAGGGTTTTTAGTTTGCATCTTCATGTAAGTTTATATACTCCTCCTGTATTTGGAGTCCGGACAGATGGCGCTCATCTAGCTCTTGTTGGCCATGGAAGAGATACTGCAAATGCAAAGTACTCAGATTGGGTCAG GATGAGGAAACCATTGGAGAAGTTGAGGCCTCCATCTGCTACTGAGCTCTTGCTTTCAAATGATGGAGATCACATTCTTGAAGGTTGTTTAACAAATTTTTTTGTTATCTGTCGTAAG GATAGTATAAAAGATGGTTATTCACTTGAATTACAGACAGCTCCAATAAGTGATGGTGTCCTTCCTGGAGTAGTACGTGAAGTGATCATCGA GGTATGTTTGGGAATTGGAATCCCGATACGTGAAGTTGCTCCATCATGGTCCAAACACCACTTGTGGGAAGAAGCATTTATTACGA atagcTTGAGGGTTTTGCAGCATGTGGAAACAATTCGAGTTCCAGGTTCATGGAACTCACTGAGTTCTAAAACGTGGAAAGATGTAATGTGGAAAGAGAAACTATTTCAG GAGTGTCCTGGAAGCATAACTGCAGTGATCCAG GAGGAGGTGATGAAGAGAGCAAAGGTTGAAGGCCACCCAGTCGCATCATTTATCAA GCCACAGTTAGTCACAGACTACAACGGAAAAATGACAACTTCGTCTTCAAGATCAAGCTTTAATGGTGGTACAAgaatgaggaacaagaaggtaatAAGATGCGACTGTGGTGATGTTTGTGGTGTGTCAGTCTCACGAACACCTGATAATCCAGGACGAAAATTTTGGGGCTGCCCTAATTATTAA
- the LOC111880899 gene encoding uncharacterized protein LOC111880899 isoform X5 — MKSLEWDSLIPSFVNNSMTKAIPAALKQRKPGTELAFTALVSGNLEKLIPNEKIGEEEIHRVFSLHLHVSLYTPPVFGVRTDGAHLALVGHGRDTANAKYSDWVRMRKPLEKLRPPSATELLLSNDGDHILEGCLTNFFVICRKDSIKDGYSLELQTAPISDGVLPGVVREVIIEVCLGIGIPIREVAPSWSKHHLWEEAFITNSLRVLQHVETIRVPGSWNSLSSKTWKDVMWKEKLFQECPGSITAVIQEEVMKRAKVEGHPVASFIKPQLVTDYNGKMTTSSSRSSFNGGTRMRNKKVIRCDCGDVCGVSVSRTPDNPGRKFWGCPNY; from the exons ATGAAATCCCTGGAATGGGATTCACTGATTCCGTCTTTCGTTAATAATTCAATGACAAAAGCAATACCTGCTGCATTGAAACAGAGGAAACCCGGAACAGAATTGGCATTCACTGCTCTTGTGAGTGGAAACTTGGAGAAATTGATTCCAAACGAGAAGATAGGTGAAGAAGAAATCCATAGGGTTTTTAGTTTGCATCTTCATGTAAGTTTATATACTCCTCCTGTATTTGGAGTCCGGACAGATGGCGCTCATCTAGCTCTTGTTGGCCATGGAAGAGATACTGCAAATGCAAAGTACTCAGATTGGGTCAG GATGAGGAAACCATTGGAGAAGTTGAGGCCTCCATCTGCTACTGAGCTCTTGCTTTCAAATGATGGAGATCACATTCTTGAAGGTTGTTTAACAAATTTTTTTGTTATCTGTCGTAAG GATAGTATAAAAGATGGTTATTCACTTGAATTACAGACAGCTCCAATAAGTGATGGTGTCCTTCCTGGAGTAGTACGTGAAGTGATCATCGA GGTATGTTTGGGAATTGGAATCCCGATACGTGAAGTTGCTCCATCATGGTCCAAACACCACTTGTGGGAAGAAGCATTTATTACGA atagcTTGAGGGTTTTGCAGCATGTGGAAACAATTCGAGTTCCAGGTTCATGGAACTCACTGAGTTCTAAAACGTGGAAAGATGTAATGTGGAAAGAGAAACTATTTCAG GAGTGTCCTGGAAGCATAACTGCAGTGATCCAG GAGGAGGTGATGAAGAGAGCAAAGGTTGAAGGCCACCCAGTCGCATCATTTATCAA GCCACAGTTAGTCACAGACTACAACGGAAAAATGACAACTTCGTCTTCAAGATCAAGCTTTAATGGTGGTACAAgaatgaggaacaagaaggtaatAAGATGCGACTGTGGTGATGTTTGTGGTGTGTCAGTCTCACGAACACCTGATAATCCAGGACGAAAATTTTGGGGCTGCCCTAATTATTAA
- the LOC111880899 gene encoding uncharacterized protein LOC111880899 isoform X2 produces the protein MSDPVFLFVNGVASPTSAPPVSTLLESHPGAYTTFRTHNNGLEFLFWERHLRRLSTSTNILFNSCPNLLFRPGINLTPVSLQQMKSLEWDSLIPSFVNNSMTKAIPAALKQRKPGTELAFTALVSGNLEKLIPNEKIGEEEIHRVFSLHLHVSLYTPPVFGVRTDGAHLALVGHGRDTANAKYSDWVRMRKPLEKLRPPSATELLLSNDGDHILEGCLTNFFVICRKDSIKDGYSLELQTAPISDGVLPGVVREVIIEVCLGIGIPIREVAPSWSKHHLWEEAFITNSLRVLQHVETIRVPGSWNSLSSKTWKDVMWKEKLFQECPGSITAVIQEEVMKRAKVEGHPVASFIKWKEATMVFSNGRMKN, from the exons ATGTCTGACCCGGTCTTTCTCTTCGTCAATGGTGTCGCCTCACCTACCTCCGCTCCTCCAGTGTCAACCTTGCTTGAATCCCATCCAG GTGCTTACACTACCTTCAGAACTCATAACAATGGCTTAGAATTTCTCTTCTGGGAAAGGCATTTGCGCAGGCTTTCTACTTCCACAAACATTCTCTTCAATTCATGTCCAAACCTTCTATTCCGTCCAGGAATAAATTTGACCCCCGTATCCCTGCAACAGATGAAATCCCTGGAATGGGATTCACTGATTCCGTCTTTCGTTAATAATTCAATGACAAAAGCAATACCTGCTGCATTGAAACAGAGGAAACCCGGAACAGAATTGGCATTCACTGCTCTTGTGAGTGGAAACTTGGAGAAATTGATTCCAAACGAGAAGATAGGTGAAGAAGAAATCCATAGGGTTTTTAGTTTGCATCTTCATGTAAGTTTATATACTCCTCCTGTATTTGGAGTCCGGACAGATGGCGCTCATCTAGCTCTTGTTGGCCATGGAAGAGATACTGCAAATGCAAAGTACTCAGATTGGGTCAG GATGAGGAAACCATTGGAGAAGTTGAGGCCTCCATCTGCTACTGAGCTCTTGCTTTCAAATGATGGAGATCACATTCTTGAAGGTTGTTTAACAAATTTTTTTGTTATCTGTCGTAAG GATAGTATAAAAGATGGTTATTCACTTGAATTACAGACAGCTCCAATAAGTGATGGTGTCCTTCCTGGAGTAGTACGTGAAGTGATCATCGA GGTATGTTTGGGAATTGGAATCCCGATACGTGAAGTTGCTCCATCATGGTCCAAACACCACTTGTGGGAAGAAGCATTTATTACGA atagcTTGAGGGTTTTGCAGCATGTGGAAACAATTCGAGTTCCAGGTTCATGGAACTCACTGAGTTCTAAAACGTGGAAAGATGTAATGTGGAAAGAGAAACTATTTCAG GAGTGTCCTGGAAGCATAACTGCAGTGATCCAG GAGGAGGTGATGAAGAGAGCAAAGGTTGAAGGCCACCCAGTCGCATCATTTATCAA GTGGAAGGAGGCAACTATGGTTTTTTCAAATGGGCGGATGAAGAACTAG
- the LOC111880899 gene encoding uncharacterized protein LOC111880899 isoform X3: MSDPVFLFVNGVASPTSAPPVSTLLESHPGAYTTFRTHNNGLEFLFWERHLRRLSTSTNILFNSCPNLLFRPGINLTPVSLQQMKSLEWDSLIPSFVNNSMTKAIPAALKQRKPGTELAFTALVSGNLEKLIPNEKIGEEEIHRVFSLHLHVSLYTPPVFGVRTDGAHLALVGHGRDTANAKYSDWVRMRKPLEKLRPPSATELLLSNDGDHILEGCLTNFFVICRKDSIKDGYSLELQTAPISDGVLPGVVREVIIEVCLGIGIPIREVAPSWSKHHLWEEAFITNSLRVLQHVETIRVPGSWNSLSSKTWKDVMWKEKLFQECPGSITAVIQEEVMKRAKVEGHPVASFIKHPRVQLIPSTPIGHS, translated from the exons ATGTCTGACCCGGTCTTTCTCTTCGTCAATGGTGTCGCCTCACCTACCTCCGCTCCTCCAGTGTCAACCTTGCTTGAATCCCATCCAG GTGCTTACACTACCTTCAGAACTCATAACAATGGCTTAGAATTTCTCTTCTGGGAAAGGCATTTGCGCAGGCTTTCTACTTCCACAAACATTCTCTTCAATTCATGTCCAAACCTTCTATTCCGTCCAGGAATAAATTTGACCCCCGTATCCCTGCAACAGATGAAATCCCTGGAATGGGATTCACTGATTCCGTCTTTCGTTAATAATTCAATGACAAAAGCAATACCTGCTGCATTGAAACAGAGGAAACCCGGAACAGAATTGGCATTCACTGCTCTTGTGAGTGGAAACTTGGAGAAATTGATTCCAAACGAGAAGATAGGTGAAGAAGAAATCCATAGGGTTTTTAGTTTGCATCTTCATGTAAGTTTATATACTCCTCCTGTATTTGGAGTCCGGACAGATGGCGCTCATCTAGCTCTTGTTGGCCATGGAAGAGATACTGCAAATGCAAAGTACTCAGATTGGGTCAG GATGAGGAAACCATTGGAGAAGTTGAGGCCTCCATCTGCTACTGAGCTCTTGCTTTCAAATGATGGAGATCACATTCTTGAAGGTTGTTTAACAAATTTTTTTGTTATCTGTCGTAAG GATAGTATAAAAGATGGTTATTCACTTGAATTACAGACAGCTCCAATAAGTGATGGTGTCCTTCCTGGAGTAGTACGTGAAGTGATCATCGA GGTATGTTTGGGAATTGGAATCCCGATACGTGAAGTTGCTCCATCATGGTCCAAACACCACTTGTGGGAAGAAGCATTTATTACGA atagcTTGAGGGTTTTGCAGCATGTGGAAACAATTCGAGTTCCAGGTTCATGGAACTCACTGAGTTCTAAAACGTGGAAAGATGTAATGTGGAAAGAGAAACTATTTCAG GAGTGTCCTGGAAGCATAACTGCAGTGATCCAG GAGGAGGTGATGAAGAGAGCAAAGGTTGAAGGCCACCCAGTCGCATCATTTATCAA ACATCCTCGTGTGCAATTGATCCCTTCGACCCCCATAGGCCACAGTTAG
- the LOC111880899 gene encoding uncharacterized protein LOC111880899 isoform X4: MSDPVFLFVNGVASPTSAPPVSTLLESHPGAYTTFRTHNNGLEFLFWERHLRRLSTSTNILFNSCPNLLFRPGINLTPVSLQQMKSLEWDSLIPSFVNNSMTKAIPAALKQRKPGTELAFTALVSGNLEKLIPNEKIGEEEIHRVFSLHLHVSLYTPPVFGVRTDGAHLALVGHGRDTANAKYSDWVRMRKPLEKLRPPSATELLLSNDGDHILEGCLTNFFVICRKDSIKDGYSLELQTAPISDGVLPGVVREVIIEVCLGIGIPIREVAPSWSKHHLWEEAFITNSLRVLQHVETIRVPGSWNSLSSKTWKDVMWKEKLFQECPGSITAVIQEEVMKRAKVEGHPVASFIKWKILGIYHLITLS; the protein is encoded by the exons ATGTCTGACCCGGTCTTTCTCTTCGTCAATGGTGTCGCCTCACCTACCTCCGCTCCTCCAGTGTCAACCTTGCTTGAATCCCATCCAG GTGCTTACACTACCTTCAGAACTCATAACAATGGCTTAGAATTTCTCTTCTGGGAAAGGCATTTGCGCAGGCTTTCTACTTCCACAAACATTCTCTTCAATTCATGTCCAAACCTTCTATTCCGTCCAGGAATAAATTTGACCCCCGTATCCCTGCAACAGATGAAATCCCTGGAATGGGATTCACTGATTCCGTCTTTCGTTAATAATTCAATGACAAAAGCAATACCTGCTGCATTGAAACAGAGGAAACCCGGAACAGAATTGGCATTCACTGCTCTTGTGAGTGGAAACTTGGAGAAATTGATTCCAAACGAGAAGATAGGTGAAGAAGAAATCCATAGGGTTTTTAGTTTGCATCTTCATGTAAGTTTATATACTCCTCCTGTATTTGGAGTCCGGACAGATGGCGCTCATCTAGCTCTTGTTGGCCATGGAAGAGATACTGCAAATGCAAAGTACTCAGATTGGGTCAG GATGAGGAAACCATTGGAGAAGTTGAGGCCTCCATCTGCTACTGAGCTCTTGCTTTCAAATGATGGAGATCACATTCTTGAAGGTTGTTTAACAAATTTTTTTGTTATCTGTCGTAAG GATAGTATAAAAGATGGTTATTCACTTGAATTACAGACAGCTCCAATAAGTGATGGTGTCCTTCCTGGAGTAGTACGTGAAGTGATCATCGA GGTATGTTTGGGAATTGGAATCCCGATACGTGAAGTTGCTCCATCATGGTCCAAACACCACTTGTGGGAAGAAGCATTTATTACGA atagcTTGAGGGTTTTGCAGCATGTGGAAACAATTCGAGTTCCAGGTTCATGGAACTCACTGAGTTCTAAAACGTGGAAAGATGTAATGTGGAAAGAGAAACTATTTCAG GAGTGTCCTGGAAGCATAACTGCAGTGATCCAG GAGGAGGTGATGAAGAGAGCAAAGGTTGAAGGCCACCCAGTCGCATCATTTATCAA GTGGAAGATACTTGGCATTTATCATTTAATAACTCTTTCATAG